The nucleotide sequence CCAACATCCGTGCTGGCGGCGGTGTCACCCATCTTGTTGAATTACTCAGGGCCGCAAAGCCGCAGGTGGATGGTTTTGACAAGGTTATTATCTGGGGTGGTTCATCCACATTGAATTGTTTGGAAGACCGCCCATGGTTGAAAAAGGTCCATGATCCTGTACTTGACCAAATCCTGCCCATACGGCTTTACTGGCAAGTATTCAAGCTGGATCGCCTGGTGCAGAAGGAGAGGTGTGATGCCCTCTTTGTTCCCGGAGGAACATATACTGGCGCATTCAGGCCGTTTGTTACATTTTCACAGAATTTGTTACCTTTCGAATGGACGGAAGCTCGAAGATATGGCGTATCATGGATGTTATTGAAAATGCTTTTGCTTTATAAGTCACAGAGTCGGGCTTTTGTTAGAGCAAATGGTGTGATTTACTTAACCCAGTACGCCCGCAATACTGTGATTAAAAAGTTGAAACAGCTTCGCGGGAAAAGTGTGGTCATCCCTCATGGTGTCGACAAAAGGTTCTTCCTTTCACCGCGTGAGCAAAGGGCGATTGGCAGCTATTCGCCGCAGCATCCCTTTCGTATTTTATATGTTTCTCCCGTGGACGTATACAAACATCAGTGGCATGTAGCTGACGCTGTCGCAAGGCTTAATGATTCAGGTTTCCCCATCAAGCTCGATCTGATTGGCTCCGCTTATGCGCCGGCGCTGAAACATCTGCACCAAGTAATGAGCCGTCTTGACCCTGAGGGGAAATTTATTTGCCGCCATGGATTTTCTCCACATTCCGAGATATTCTGCCAATATCACAAGGCCGATGTTTTTGTTTTTGCATCAACTTGCGAGACATTCGGTATGGTTATCACCGAGGCAATGGCGGCTGGTTTACCGATTGCGTGTTCGAATCGTGGCCCAATGCCCGAGGTGTTAGGTGATGCCGGGGTATACTTCGATCCTGAAAAGCCGGCGGAGATTGTAGAAGCTATCAGAAAGCTGATCGAAGACCCTATTCTACGCGCAGAGAAAGCCGAGGCAGCCTTTGAACGCGCTAAGGAGTTTACATGGGAGCGTTGCGCCGATGAAACCTTTCGTTTTCTTGCTGAGTGCTCTCTATGACTTTCAATATGCATCCATCTTATACGCAATAGCGGATTTTTAACTTTGCACATATTACTCGTCACGCAGTACTTCTGGCCGGAAGAATTCCGAATTAATGAACTGGCAGTGATGATGGCCGGAAGCGGGCATCAGATCACCGCTTTAACGGGTATCCCTAATTATCCCGGAGGTAAATTTTTTCAAGGATATGGCTTCACGCGGCAGAAAGTACAGAATTATAAAGGGCTTAAGGTTGTTCGTGTGCCCTTGATTCCCAGAGGCAAAGGGGGAAGTATCCGATTGGTATTGAATTATTTCTCTTTCGCATTCATGGCGAGCTTGCTGGGTCCGATAAAATGTCGCGATGCTTATGATGTAATCTTTGTTTATCAACTATCCCCGATTACAGTGGCTTTACCTGGCATTGTAATGAAGAAAATAAAATCGGCACCCATCATAATGTGGGTTCAAGACCTCTGGCCTGAAAGCCTTTCTGCAACAGGCGCGATCCATTCCAAATCCATTATGAAAGCGGTGGAAATGCTGGTGCGGTTTATTTATTCTCAGTGTGATCGCATCCTGGTGCAATCCAGGTCCTTTATTGATGCTATTGTGCAGACAGGTGTCGCTCGTTCAAAAATAGAATATTTCCCAAATAGTGCAGAGGCAATCTTCGATACTGCCGCAGAATGTTCAGGATCGATGGGAAATGTTGAATTTCCTGAAGGCTTTTGTGTGATGTTTGCTGGTAATATCGGTGCTGCACAGGATTTTAAAACGATCATGAGTGCGGCAGAACTTCTGAAAGGGCACCAAGACATTCATTGGATGATCGTCGGAGATGGTCGCATGCTTCCATGGGTGCGGGAGCAGGTTCAAATCAGGGAGTTGGAGAAAACAGTCCATTTGTTAGGGCGACATCCGCTTGCGGCCATGCCTGCTTTTTTTGCCAGGGCAGATGTTATGCTGGTTACTCTTAAAAAAGAACCTATCTTTGCACTGACTATCCCTGGGAAAGTGCAGTCCTATCTGGCATGTTCGCGACCTATTATTGCAGCCCTTGACGGCGAAGGCGCCCGTGTGGTCGAAGAGGCTGGCGCCGGTTTGACTTGCCCGGCGGAAGATCCAGAGTCACTTGCCAAAACCGTCCTGAAGATATCCAGCATGACGGCTGATGATCGTGTAAAAATGGCACTGCGAGGGAGGGTTTATTTTGAAAGGAATTTTGAATCCTGTATGCTCCTGGATCGTCTGGATGGCTGGCTTTCAGAATTAGTCGGGGGGAAACAGTAAGTATGCGCCTCGTTATCTTAGGTGGGACAGGTATGCTTGGTCATACATTGTGGGAGTGTCTTTCTCGGCGTTTTCCCGATACATATACCACCATTCGCAAAGGTATCAGGGATTATGGAGATGACCGTCTGTTTGGGAGCGACCGGGTTATCGAGCACATTGATGTCATGGATTTTCGGCTGCTTGAGGGTGCATTAAGGGTTATCAAGCCGGATGTTATCCTGAATTGCATTGGAATCACGAAAAGGCGAGAAGACCCGAAAAATCCCATCACAAGTATCGTCTTGAATGCCATGCTCCCGCATAAACTGGCCAAACTGGCGGTAGATTTGAAGGCGAAACTCATTCACTTCAGCACGGATTGTGTGTTTGATGGAAGGACAGGTCATTATTCGGATGATGCCCCGACAAACGCTACGGATCTTTACGGGCGCACCAAGGCTTTAGGCGAGTTCACAGGAAATAACGTTCTTACGTTGAGATCTTCCTTTATTGGGAAGGAACTGCGCGAAGGTACTGAACTTCTGGAGTGGTTTCTGTCTCAGAAAAAGGCTATACGCGGTTTCAAAAACGCAATCTACACGGGGCTGACGACTCTGGAAATATGTCGTGTGATCGAGAAATTGCTATTGCATTATCCCGACGCTTCTGGGCTTTACAATGTATCCAGTGAACCGATAAATAAATTCGATCTATTAAAGCTGATTGGCGAGAAAATGCATCGGAGCGTCGAGATTATACCGGACGAATCATTTCATTGCGATCGGAGCGTCGATTCCGCAAGGTTCCGTAGAGATTTTGGTTACACACCTCCGACATGGACGAAAATGGTGGAGGAATTAAGTCAGGAATATAGGGGTGAATCATGATCATTGAAGGAAAAACGATACTTGTTACCGGTGGAACGGGTTCAATGGGTAAGACGCTTGTACGCCGTATGCTGACCGGCGAACAAGGAACGCCGAAGAAGATCATCGTCCTGTCAAGAGATGAAGCAAAACAACATGATATGCGGATGGCGTATCTGCATAAATTGGTCGCCACCGAGGAAGTGATCTACCGGAATTTCATGAATGTCCTGGAATTTCGGATTGGCGATGTACGGAACTATGCGGATGTTTGTTCCACGGTAAAAAATGCGGATATTGTAATCAATGCCGCTGCGCTGAAACAGGTGCCGGCATGCGAATACTTCCCAGTTCAGGCGGTCATGACAAATTGCATGGGGCCAGCCAATATAGTACGCGCCATTGAGGAAAACGGATATCCAGTCAAGACTGTGGTGGCCATCAGCACCGATAAGGCATGCAAACCGATCAATGTCATGGGGATGACAAAATCCATTCAGGAAAGAATCATTACTACTGCGAATATACTGAACCCACAAACCCGGTTTATTTGTGTCCGTTATGGAAACGTATTGGCATCAAGAGGTTCTGTCATTCCTCTTTTTCATGGTCAGATCAGGAACGGTGGCCCGGTTACGATCACCGTGCCGGAGATGACCCGTTTCCTCCTCAGCCTTGATCAGGCAGTAGATACCGTATTTGCTGCCCTCCGCGAAGCCAGAAGGGGTGAGACATATGTCCCCAATGCACCTGCGACCAGCATCATCAATATTGCGCAAGCTTTGATCGGTAATCGGCCCGTTGAAATAAAGGTGACGGGTATCCGACCGGGAGAAAAGATTGATGAAATAATGGTTTCGGAAGAAGAAGCCTATCATTGCGTAAAACGAGGAGATTATTATGCTATTCTCCCCATGCTGCCGGAACTACACGTAGAGGAAGAACCGGTAATAAAAGCACTGGGAAAGGAGTTCAGCTCTGCGGATAAAGTCCTCGATTTAGATCAAACTATTGAATTGTTGAAAAGAAATAAGTTGATGATTGATGATGGTGATCTGGCGCAAGGTGAAGAACTGTTGCGTTAGAAGTCATCTTGTTATCAAGCAAATTGGAGAAAAGAGATTATGTCAACAAAGGTTATGACTATTGTGGGTACTCGCCCCGAAATCATAAAGCTCTGCCGGGTTATGAGCGAGCTGGATATCCATACGGAACATATCCTGGTGCATACAGGCCAGAATTACGATTATGAACTGAACGAAATTTTTTTCCGGGATCTTGGCATCCGGAAACCGGATCATTTTTTGAATGCTGCAGGCCAGACGGTGGCCCAGACCATCGGGAACGTAATTGCTCGATCCGATGGAATGATGGACCAGGTTAAACCTGATGCCGTTTTGTTGTATGGAGACACAAACAGTTGTCTGTCCGTGATTTCGGCGAAGCGGCGTAAAATACCCGTCTTTCACATGGAGGCAGGCAATCGAAGCTTCGACCAGCGCGTCCCGGAGGAAATAAACCGCAAGATTGTTGACCACCTGAGTGACATCAACATGCCGTTAACGGAACATGCCCGACGTTACTTGCTGGCAGAGGGGCTGCGGCCGGAAACCGTCATCAAGACGGGGTCACCCATGAAAGAAGTTCTTTCCTACTACATGCCTCAAATCGAAGGTTCTGATGTACTTGAGAGGCTCCAGGTCCAACCGGGAAAATATTTCGTTGTCAGTACGCACCGTGAAGAAAATGTTGACAATGAGGACAACTTCCGAAACCTGTTGGCATCGTTGCAACACATCACAAAGCATTACGGAATGCCGCTGATCGTCTCCACGCATCCCCGGACACGAAAGAAGCTCGAAGAAATGCATATTAACGATTCGGATCCCCTGATCCGTTTTTTAAAACCCCTGGGGTTTTTTGATTATGTGAAACTCCAGATGCATGCCTTCTGCGTTGTCTCTGATAGCGGCACCATTACAGAGGAATCATCCATCCTTAACTTTCCAGCAGTGACGATCCGCCAGGCGCATGAGCGGCCAGAGGGGATGGACGAAGGTACCCTTATTATGTGCGGACTTGAGGCGGAGAAGGTCATGGAATCCATCAATGTTGTGACCGCTCAATATTCGAAAGATAAGAGGCAATTCAGGCTGGTTCAGGATTACGATGTGGAAAATGTATCGAAGAAAGTGCTGCGCATCATCTTGAGTTATACCGATTATATCAATCGGGTAGTTTGGAAGAAGTATTAAGGATTATAATCCTTTGTTTCTGTATTGAATATGTCATTTCAAAATTAAAACGATCGGATCAGTTTGTCGGACAAAAATAAATTTGCTCTCGTTACCGGCGCCACAGGTGCGGTTGGCCCGCGTGTTGTTCATGCTTTGGATCAGGCAGCCGGATCCGTTCCTTCTCGTTTGATGCACCTACATCGGGCATGTTCCCGCAAAGCGTAGAAGTTTTGATTGGCGGTAAGATCGCATTGTAGGGGACATGATAGAGGAAGTGTAAGGTAATCTCTAAAATAAAGAT is from Deltaproteobacteria bacterium and encodes:
- a CDS encoding glycosyltransferase family 1 protein encodes the protein MHLGIDASNIRAGGGVTHLVELLRAAKPQVDGFDKVIIWGGSSTLNCLEDRPWLKKVHDPVLDQILPIRLYWQVFKLDRLVQKERCDALFVPGGTYTGAFRPFVTFSQNLLPFEWTEARRYGVSWMLLKMLLLYKSQSRAFVRANGVIYLTQYARNTVIKKLKQLRGKSVVIPHGVDKRFFLSPREQRAIGSYSPQHPFRILYVSPVDVYKHQWHVADAVARLNDSGFPIKLDLIGSAYAPALKHLHQVMSRLDPEGKFICRHGFSPHSEIFCQYHKADVFVFASTCETFGMVITEAMAAGLPIACSNRGPMPEVLGDAGVYFDPEKPAEIVEAIRKLIEDPILRAEKAEAAFERAKEFTWERCADETFRFLAECSL
- a CDS encoding glycosyltransferase family 4 protein codes for the protein MHILLVTQYFWPEEFRINELAVMMAGSGHQITALTGIPNYPGGKFFQGYGFTRQKVQNYKGLKVVRVPLIPRGKGGSIRLVLNYFSFAFMASLLGPIKCRDAYDVIFVYQLSPITVALPGIVMKKIKSAPIIMWVQDLWPESLSATGAIHSKSIMKAVEMLVRFIYSQCDRILVQSRSFIDAIVQTGVARSKIEYFPNSAEAIFDTAAECSGSMGNVEFPEGFCVMFAGNIGAAQDFKTIMSAAELLKGHQDIHWMIVGDGRMLPWVREQVQIRELEKTVHLLGRHPLAAMPAFFARADVMLVTLKKEPIFALTIPGKVQSYLACSRPIIAALDGEGARVVEEAGAGLTCPAEDPESLAKTVLKISSMTADDRVKMALRGRVYFERNFESCMLLDRLDGWLSELVGGKQ
- a CDS encoding SDR family oxidoreductase, with the translated sequence MRLVILGGTGMLGHTLWECLSRRFPDTYTTIRKGIRDYGDDRLFGSDRVIEHIDVMDFRLLEGALRVIKPDVILNCIGITKRREDPKNPITSIVLNAMLPHKLAKLAVDLKAKLIHFSTDCVFDGRTGHYSDDAPTNATDLYGRTKALGEFTGNNVLTLRSSFIGKELREGTELLEWFLSQKKAIRGFKNAIYTGLTTLEICRVIEKLLLHYPDASGLYNVSSEPINKFDLLKLIGEKMHRSVEIIPDESFHCDRSVDSARFRRDFGYTPPTWTKMVEELSQEYRGES
- a CDS encoding polysaccharide biosynthesis protein, translating into MIIEGKTILVTGGTGSMGKTLVRRMLTGEQGTPKKIIVLSRDEAKQHDMRMAYLHKLVATEEVIYRNFMNVLEFRIGDVRNYADVCSTVKNADIVINAAALKQVPACEYFPVQAVMTNCMGPANIVRAIEENGYPVKTVVAISTDKACKPINVMGMTKSIQERIITTANILNPQTRFICVRYGNVLASRGSVIPLFHGQIRNGGPVTITVPEMTRFLLSLDQAVDTVFAALREARRGETYVPNAPATSIINIAQALIGNRPVEIKVTGIRPGEKIDEIMVSEEEAYHCVKRGDYYAILPMLPELHVEEEPVIKALGKEFSSADKVLDLDQTIELLKRNKLMIDDGDLAQGEELLR
- the wecB gene encoding UDP-N-acetylglucosamine 2-epimerase (non-hydrolyzing), yielding MMSTKVMTIVGTRPEIIKLCRVMSELDIHTEHILVHTGQNYDYELNEIFFRDLGIRKPDHFLNAAGQTVAQTIGNVIARSDGMMDQVKPDAVLLYGDTNSCLSVISAKRRKIPVFHMEAGNRSFDQRVPEEINRKIVDHLSDINMPLTEHARRYLLAEGLRPETVIKTGSPMKEVLSYYMPQIEGSDVLERLQVQPGKYFVVSTHREENVDNEDNFRNLLASLQHITKHYGMPLIVSTHPRTRKKLEEMHINDSDPLIRFLKPLGFFDYVKLQMHAFCVVSDSGTITEESSILNFPAVTIRQAHERPEGMDEGTLIMCGLEAEKVMESINVVTAQYSKDKRQFRLVQDYDVENVSKKVLRIILSYTDYINRVVWKKY